CTCGCGGGGCGTTAAAGGATCAATGCCGAGGGGTTTCCATAGTTCTTCCCATTTGCTCCAAAGGGCCGCCCGGTCCTTTTCCAACCCCTGTTGACGCGCCTTAATTTCTTTAAGGCTCTCTTTTTGATGTTGGATATCCGTCCTGAGTGCTTCGGCGCGTGCTACCGCATCGGCATCGTCGCGCAGCACATCCGCTGTATTATCCGCTCCGGCAACACTTTTCTCATACGCTCCGGCAAGGTCACGACTTTCCGGAAAGGCCGCCATAAAATCATGATCAACATCACCGCCTTCCAGCCATACCGTACGCACGGACTGCCAGCCGCGGTTCCGCAGATTACGGTGCGCTCTTAAATCATCAAGCGACGGCAGCTCGCGAGTCTTTGTCAGTTTTAAAAGGGCTTTTTCTTTCTCTTTCAGTGGTTCTTGAATGCGGACACTTTCCTTTTCCGTATCGGCAAGCTGTTGGTCCGCATCAGCCAAATCGGTTTCAAAGGCGCGCATGGTCTCTTCGGTAGGCAGGGCCAGTCGTTCCAGTTCCGAAATGTTTCCGGTCCACAGACCCAGTGCGGCAAGATCGGCATCGACTTGTTCTTTAGACAGGGCCAGTTGAGCCTTGGCGTCGGCAAGGCGGTCTTCCAGCTTGCCGTATTCCGCAGCCCGTGTTAGACAGTCGGCCAGCGCAGACGTGTCCTTGGGCTTTTCCAATTGATCGAGTTCGGCGTGTGCCTTTTCCAGATTAGCTTCGGCCAAACGCAGCGCTTTAATTGCGCTATTTACAGATTCCTCCGATTTTGCCCCTTTAGCTCCTAGCCTTTGAATCTTTCCCTTTTCAGGCTTGGACAGCCGCAGTGCCTGGACGGAATCCAGCGTCAGTCCGGGGCGTAGGAGGTCCAGGGCTTGCTGGGCGGATTCGTTGTGCTGGTAAATCCTCGCTCTTTGGTCCTTGCTGTCCGTGGTGGCCTGGGCATGCACATGAGCTTCGTCTGCCAAGGTTTTGATTAATTTTTCATTGGCGATGATTTTTTCATCGTATGTCAGCTTTTCCAGCTTTCTGTCGATATCATCCAAATCCCGGGTTAAATTGTTTTCAGCCTGACGGGACTCCTTGATGGCCACCTGGGTTGCAACCCTGCGCTGTGAAAAATCATCCGGCAAATCCGGAACAACGCCAAGTTCAGTGAGGTCTTTTTCTAATTGTTCCCGAGCGGCGACATATTTTAAGGCCTGGCGATAACGGGATAACAGACTGATTTTTGAACCCAACGCTTCGACTTGCTTGATCCCCTCAACTTCGCCTTGTTGAAGATCATCAAGCTGTTTTTTCATCTTCTTCCATTGGCGGTGACCGGCTGAGGCTTCTCGCTGCTCTTTGCGCAATTTGTTTAGTTGTAAAATTCCGGCATTGATGACTGCTTTTTTTGCAAGCGGAGTAAAAAGCTGGTTGTGCTTGCCCTCTAATTTGGCCATCACCTGCTTTAAGGTGTTCAGTCCGGAGGTGGCTGCAAACAGGGCATGGCCCAGGTCGCCACCAGCAGCCAGCACGCTTTCGACACCCTGCCTGAGCGAATAATGGGATATTCCAAAGGCATGCTCGAAGTTTTCCCGCCCCATCTTTCCCAAATGCAGATCAAGCTTTGCCTGTTCAAACGGCTCACCGGTATCATCATTGATCAAGTCATTCTTGCGGCGTTTGTAGCGGCTAAGATTCAACACCTCGCCGTCGAGAAAGTCTAAAGAGGCCCCCACGGCCAATTTGTTGTAATCGTGAAGCCAGTCGTCTGCAACGATATGTCCGAAACCGTAAAACAATCCGATCAGAGCCCGCAGGGCGGTGCTTTTGCCTGCTTCGTTGAGGCCATAAACCACGTGCAAGCCAAAGTCACTGCCTGAAAAGTCGAGGACTTTGTCCGTGAACGGACCGTACGCGAGCAGTTTGAATGCGTTGATTTTCATCATTATCTTTATAGGCCCTCTTCGTCTTCCAGCATAGTCAACAAAATGTCCCCTACATCAGAAAACAGCCCAACGACTTCATTCTCTTTTAGTTCCACGCCGCTTCCGGACAGTTTGGATTTCAGAGCGGTCAGATCCAGGCCGAGCTCCTCGAAAGCCTGCGGATTTCCGGCGAGCTCTTTCAAATACCGTAACAGCTCTCCCTGGGGCGTATCGCTTCCGGCGAT
This is a stretch of genomic DNA from Candidatus Desulfatibia profunda. It encodes these proteins:
- a CDS encoding AAA family ATPase is translated as MMKINAFKLLAYGPFTDKVLDFSGSDFGLHVVYGLNEAGKSTALRALIGLFYGFGHIVADDWLHDYNKLAVGASLDFLDGEVLNLSRYKRRKNDLINDDTGEPFEQAKLDLHLGKMGRENFEHAFGISHYSLRQGVESVLAAGGDLGHALFAATSGLNTLKQVMAKLEGKHNQLFTPLAKKAVINAGILQLNKLRKEQREASAGHRQWKKMKKQLDDLQQGEVEGIKQVEALGSKISLLSRYRQALKYVAAREQLEKDLTELGVVPDLPDDFSQRRVATQVAIKESRQAENNLTRDLDDIDRKLEKLTYDEKIIANEKLIKTLADEAHVHAQATTDSKDQRARIYQHNESAQQALDLLRPGLTLDSVQALRLSKPEKGKIQRLGAKGAKSEESVNSAIKALRLAEANLEKAHAELDQLEKPKDTSALADCLTRAAEYGKLEDRLADAKAQLALSKEQVDADLAALGLWTGNISELERLALPTEETMRAFETDLADADQQLADTEKESVRIQEPLKEKEKALLKLTKTRELPSLDDLRAHRNLRNRGWQSVRTVWLEGGDVDHDFMAAFPESRDLAGAYEKSVAGADNTADVLRDDADAVARAEALRTDIQHQKESLKEIKARQQGLEKDRAALWSKWEELWKPLGIDPLTPREMAAWAGRAAELRRKTSEVRKHQMAADQLQADIERIRSDVATAIEHIAVTFSEKASYSAIIELARRIVKHNDQLRQNRLDLELRITALKEDINAGRQRKSEVEQNLRRWSAEWAQTISKLGFSVDARPEDVNDFVLALDDVFAELEKAKERQQRIDAMQHNRKAYAWRVAEAVAKLAPDLIDLEPEAAAIELNARLTGDKEQRQEYRLLEEEKRKKRSVLSKENEKLAALEETLRLLCIDAHADSPDQLPDIETRAAAKIKLMDKLDTVNERLAELASGQNLQEFVAQVKAHNPDELVAKLEKLEAEKQEFLTKQKRIVQEIALATKELQSIGGESLAVAIAEEAEGLVGKIQADVEYYVKLRLASAILTKTMERYRQSNQSPVLSIAGDYFKTMTQGSFAGLRADFDDKGDPVIKAKRPDGKMLTLAEMSDGSRDQLFLALRLGGLARYVKANGPMPFIVDDVLVHFDDDRSAAALAALGELAKETQVVFFTHHKHLISLAESSVSDEILRVHEL